Proteins co-encoded in one Streptomyces roseochromogenus subsp. oscitans DS 12.976 genomic window:
- a CDS encoding class I SAM-dependent methyltransferase: MNDLALLLTPEGRALLDEVRDTAPADELAVATRLRRDHPAELVSAALGQARLRQRAAAKFTAADAGRMFFTPNGVEQSTRATVAGYRAERFKSLGVTSVADLCCGIGGDAIALARAGIRVLAVDRDPLTAAVARANAEALGLDELIEVREADVTEVDTGGYDAVFVDPARRGGRSGGAARRGSPQAFGAGGASMRGGGRATGGRIFDPEAYSPPLSWAIEAARRAPHAALKVAPGIPHEAVPADAEAEWVSDGGDVKEAVLWFGTGAGAVRATLLPGPRTLLGKRLPDPAVRPVGRYLYEPDGAVIRAHLVAEVAEEVGGGLVDATIAYVTADELRPTRYASAYEITDQLPFNVKKLKALLREREVGTLTVKKRGSAVEPEELRRKVKPQGPNAATVFLTRVAGAPTMLVGRPA; the protein is encoded by the coding sequence GTGAACGACCTCGCCCTGCTCCTCACCCCCGAAGGCCGTGCCCTCCTCGACGAGGTCCGCGACACCGCCCCGGCGGACGAACTCGCCGTCGCCACCCGGCTGCGCCGTGACCACCCCGCCGAGCTGGTGTCGGCCGCGCTCGGCCAGGCCCGGCTGCGGCAGCGGGCGGCGGCGAAGTTCACCGCGGCGGACGCGGGGCGGATGTTCTTCACGCCGAACGGGGTCGAGCAGTCGACGCGGGCCACCGTGGCCGGCTACCGCGCGGAGCGGTTCAAGAGCCTCGGTGTGACCTCCGTGGCCGACCTGTGCTGCGGGATCGGCGGGGACGCGATCGCGCTCGCCCGGGCCGGGATCCGGGTGCTCGCCGTGGACCGGGATCCGCTGACGGCGGCCGTGGCGCGGGCGAACGCCGAGGCGCTGGGACTGGACGAGCTGATCGAGGTGCGGGAGGCGGACGTCACGGAGGTGGACACGGGCGGCTACGACGCCGTGTTCGTCGACCCCGCCCGGCGCGGCGGACGGTCAGGAGGGGCCGCGCGACGGGGGTCCCCCCAGGCTTTCGGCGCTGGGGGAGCGTCGATGAGGGGCGGTGGCCGGGCGACGGGCGGGCGGATCTTCGACCCGGAGGCCTACTCCCCGCCGCTGTCCTGGGCGATCGAGGCCGCCCGCAGGGCACCGCACGCGGCGCTGAAGGTGGCGCCCGGCATTCCGCACGAGGCCGTGCCCGCCGACGCCGAGGCCGAGTGGGTTTCGGACGGCGGGGACGTGAAGGAGGCGGTGCTGTGGTTCGGGACCGGGGCGGGCGCCGTACGCGCCACGCTGCTGCCCGGGCCGCGCACGCTCCTCGGCAAGCGGCTGCCCGATCCCGCGGTCCGGCCCGTGGGGCGGTATCTGTACGAGCCCGACGGCGCCGTCATCCGCGCCCATCTGGTCGCCGAGGTGGCCGAGGAGGTCGGCGGCGGGCTGGTCGACGCGACCATCGCGTACGTCACCGCCGACGAGCTGCGGCCCACCCGGTACGCCTCCGCCTACGAGATCACCGACCAACTCCCCTTCAACGTCAAGAAGTTGAAGGCCCTGCTGCGGGAGCGCGAGGTCGGCACGCTGACCGTGAAGAAGCGCGGGTCGGCCGTCGAGCCGGAGGAGCTGCGGAGGAAGGTCAAACCGCAGGGGCCGAATGCGGCGACCGTGTTCCTCACCCGGGTCGCCGGGGCACCGACGATGCTCGTGGGGCGGCCGGCCTAG
- a CDS encoding RNA polymerase sigma factor: MEPQPTPARPGIPGSAAAHAIETVFRLESPRVVAGVARIVRDIGIAEELAQDALVAALERWPRDGVPDNPGAWLMATARHRAVDLIRRRETYARKLQEIGRDLSRSAPPAYDAPAGPDDIDDDLLRLVFTTCHPVLSAEARTALTLRLLGGLTTAEIARAYLVPEPTIAQRIVRAKRTLAKQNVAFEVPYGPDREARLGSVLDVIYLIFNEGYAVTTGDDLLRPGLCEDALRLARVLSALMPKEPEVHGLTSLLEFQASRTAARTGPDGAPVLLKDQNRRRWNRMLIARGIRALDRADATATGAPGPYALQAAIAACHAHAHAYEETDWRAIATLYGLLAARAPSPVVELNRAVAVAMADGPAEGLKLVDALTAEPALRDYHLLPSVRADLLARLGRTTEARAEFERAAGLTRNEKERELLLRRATQMPDRP, from the coding sequence GTGGAACCACAGCCCACCCCAGCGCGGCCCGGCATCCCCGGCTCCGCCGCGGCGCACGCCATCGAGACCGTCTTCCGCCTGGAGTCGCCCCGGGTCGTCGCCGGTGTCGCCCGGATCGTCCGGGACATCGGCATCGCCGAGGAACTGGCCCAGGACGCGCTGGTCGCCGCCCTGGAGCGGTGGCCCCGCGACGGCGTGCCCGACAACCCCGGCGCCTGGCTCATGGCCACCGCCCGGCACCGAGCCGTCGACCTGATCCGGCGCCGCGAGACCTACGCCCGCAAGCTGCAGGAGATCGGCCGGGACCTCTCGCGGTCGGCCCCGCCCGCGTACGACGCGCCCGCCGGCCCGGACGACATCGACGACGACCTGCTCCGGCTCGTCTTCACCACCTGCCACCCGGTGCTGTCCGCCGAGGCCCGCACCGCGCTCACCCTGCGCCTGCTCGGCGGTCTGACCACGGCCGAGATCGCGCGTGCCTACCTGGTCCCGGAGCCGACGATCGCCCAGCGCATCGTCCGCGCCAAACGCACCCTGGCGAAGCAGAACGTCGCCTTCGAGGTGCCCTACGGCCCCGACCGCGAGGCCCGTCTCGGCTCCGTCCTGGACGTCATCTACCTGATCTTCAACGAGGGGTACGCGGTGACCACCGGCGACGACCTGCTGCGCCCCGGCCTGTGCGAGGACGCGCTGCGCCTGGCCCGCGTCCTGTCCGCGCTGATGCCCAAGGAACCGGAGGTGCACGGCCTGACCTCGCTGCTGGAGTTCCAGGCGTCCCGCACGGCCGCCCGCACCGGCCCCGACGGCGCGCCCGTCCTCCTCAAGGACCAGAACCGCCGCCGCTGGAACCGCATGCTGATCGCCCGCGGCATCCGCGCCCTCGACCGCGCCGACGCCACGGCGACCGGGGCCCCGGGCCCGTACGCCCTCCAGGCGGCCATCGCCGCGTGCCACGCGCATGCCCACGCCTACGAGGAGACCGACTGGCGCGCCATCGCCACCCTGTACGGCCTGCTGGCCGCCCGAGCCCCGTCCCCGGTGGTCGAACTGAACCGCGCGGTCGCCGTGGCGATGGCCGACGGCCCGGCCGAGGGCCTCAAGCTGGTGGACGCCCTGACCGCCGAACCGGCCCTGCGCGACTACCACCTGCTGCCCAGCGTCCGAGCCGACCTGCTGGCCCGGCTCGGGCGTACTACGGAGGCGCGAGCGGAGTTCGAGCGAGCGGCCGGCCTGACGCGCAACGAGAAGGAGCGCGAACTGCTGCTGCGCCGGGCGACGCAGATGCCGGACAGGCCCTAG
- a CDS encoding YciI family protein: MPRYLSIVHIDESSAPAEGPSEELMQRMGRLIEEVTKAGVMLDTAGLTPSAQGTTVRWQGGKISVTDGPFTESKEVIGGYAIMQCKDKAEALEWAKRFLQVHEDYWTVSCEVREIAEG, translated from the coding sequence ATGCCCCGCTATCTGTCGATCGTGCACATCGACGAGTCCTCCGCCCCCGCCGAGGGGCCCAGCGAGGAGCTGATGCAGCGGATGGGCCGGCTGATCGAGGAGGTCACCAAGGCGGGCGTGATGCTCGACACCGCCGGGCTGACGCCGTCCGCGCAGGGCACCACGGTGCGCTGGCAGGGCGGCAAGATCTCCGTCACCGACGGGCCCTTCACCGAGTCCAAGGAGGTCATCGGCGGCTACGCGATCATGCAGTGCAAGGACAAGGCCGAGGCGCTGGAGTGGGCCAAGCGGTTCCTCCAGGTCCACGAGGACTACTGGACTGTGAGCTGCGAGGTCCGGGAGATCGCCGAGGGCTAG
- a CDS encoding LacI family DNA-binding transcriptional regulator, which translates to MKPSKPAETQTATLAEIAREAGVSAPTVSKVLNGRADVAPATRTRVEELLRAHGYRRRRAEASRSPLIDLVFHELESAWALEVIRGVENVARAAGLSVVLSESAGRLTPGRTWADQVAARRPHGVVLVLSGLDEPQRALLTSRSIPFVVMDPAGDPGPDVPSIGATNWQGGLAATRHLLELGHTRIGAISGPSRMMCSRARIDGYRAALETAGLPADPSLVAAGDFHHDSGYRLGLELLGRPDRPTAVFAGNDLQALGLYEAARELGLRIPEDLSVVGFDDLPVARWVGPPLTTVRQPLTEMAEAAARLVLELGAEREERATRVELATSLVVRSSTDVSPALRR; encoded by the coding sequence ATGAAGCCTTCGAAGCCCGCAGAGACGCAGACGGCGACCCTCGCCGAGATCGCCCGTGAGGCCGGGGTGTCGGCTCCGACTGTTTCGAAGGTCCTCAACGGCCGCGCCGATGTCGCCCCGGCGACCCGTACCCGGGTCGAGGAGCTGCTGCGCGCCCACGGCTACCGGCGCCGCCGCGCCGAGGCGTCCCGCTCGCCGCTGATCGACCTGGTCTTCCACGAGCTGGAGAGCGCCTGGGCGCTGGAGGTCATCCGGGGCGTGGAGAACGTGGCCCGGGCGGCCGGGCTGAGCGTCGTACTGTCCGAGTCGGCCGGCCGGCTCACCCCGGGCCGGACCTGGGCCGACCAGGTGGCCGCGCGCCGCCCGCACGGCGTGGTGCTGGTGCTGTCCGGGCTCGACGAGCCCCAGCGGGCGCTGCTGACCAGCCGCTCCATCCCGTTCGTGGTGATGGACCCGGCCGGCGACCCGGGCCCGGATGTGCCGTCCATCGGTGCCACCAACTGGCAGGGCGGGCTGGCCGCCACCCGCCATCTGCTGGAACTCGGCCACACCCGGATCGGCGCGATCAGCGGCCCGTCCCGGATGATGTGCAGCCGGGCCCGGATCGACGGCTACCGCGCCGCGCTGGAGACGGCCGGCCTGCCCGCCGACCCCTCGCTCGTCGCCGCCGGCGACTTCCACCACGACTCCGGCTACCGCCTGGGCCTGGAGCTGCTCGGCCGCCCCGACCGGCCGACGGCCGTCTTCGCGGGCAACGACCTCCAGGCGCTCGGCCTGTACGAGGCCGCCCGCGAGCTGGGCCTGCGCATCCCGGAGGACCTCAGCGTGGTCGGCTTCGACGATCTGCCGGTGGCCCGCTGGGTCGGCCCGCCGCTGACGACCGTACGGCAGCCGCTGACCGAGATGGCCGAGGCGGCGGCCCGGCTGGTGCTGGAGCTGGGGGCCGAGCGGGAGGAGCGGGCGACCCGGGTGGAGCTGGCGACCAGCCTGGTGGTGCGGTCGAGCACGGACGTGTCTCCGGCGCTCCGGCGGTAG
- a CDS encoding glycoside hydrolase family 3 N-terminal domain-containing protein: MTIAPWRDPALPADARVADLLARMTLEEKAAQLYGVWVGAATDGDAVAPLQREMTTGHDWDELVSLGLGQLTRSFGTAPVDPALGARALARAQRRIAAAGRFGIPAMAHEECLAGFTAWRATAYPVPLAWGAAFDPALVEEMGRRIGRDLRAVGVHQGLAPVLDVVRDPRWGRVEETIGEDPYLVGTIGTAYVRGLESAGVVATLKHFAGYASSAGARNLAPVRAGVREFADITLPPFEMAVREGGARSVMAAYTETDGVPAAADPLLLTELLREEWGFTGTVVADYFGIGFLETLHRVAADEAEAAHLALAAGIDVELPTPKCYGTPLVTAVRRGRIPQALVDRAARRVLTQKCELGLLDPGWRPEPAGPADLDSPENRALARRLAEESVILLDNPDGLLPLAPDARIAVVGPRAADPLALLGCYSFPAHVLTHHPEVPLGIEIPTLLDALRAELPDAKVTFTSGCGVRDPDTAGFAEAVARAAEADVCVAVLGDRAGLFGRGTSGEGCDAADLQLPGVQAELLDTIVAVGVPVILVLLTGRPYALGRWHGRLGAVVQAFFPGEEGGPAVAGVLSGRVNPSGRLPVSVPRAPGGQPWTYLQPLLGLAGEVSSLDPTPLYPFGHGRSYTTFAWEDVRGPGPEIPTDGSCDLSLTVRNTGERAGAEVVQLYLHDPVASVTRPDVRLIGYQRITLSPGESRRLTFRFHADLSAFTDRTGARLVEPGALELRLAASSTDVRHTVRLRLTGPVRVVGADRRLRCAVEVSRGTG, encoded by the coding sequence ATGACCATCGCTCCTTGGCGCGACCCCGCCCTGCCCGCCGACGCCCGCGTGGCCGATCTGCTCGCCCGGATGACCCTGGAGGAGAAGGCCGCCCAGCTGTACGGCGTGTGGGTGGGCGCCGCCACGGACGGCGACGCGGTCGCTCCGCTGCAGCGTGAGATGACCACCGGCCATGACTGGGACGAGCTGGTCTCACTCGGCCTCGGCCAGCTGACCCGCTCCTTCGGCACCGCTCCCGTGGACCCGGCCCTCGGTGCGCGGGCCCTGGCCCGCGCCCAGCGCCGGATCGCCGCGGCCGGCCGCTTCGGCATCCCGGCCATGGCCCACGAGGAGTGCCTGGCCGGCTTCACCGCCTGGCGCGCGACGGCGTACCCGGTGCCACTCGCCTGGGGCGCCGCCTTCGACCCGGCGCTGGTCGAGGAGATGGGCCGGCGCATCGGCCGCGACCTGCGCGCGGTCGGCGTCCACCAGGGCCTCGCGCCGGTCCTGGACGTGGTCCGCGACCCGCGCTGGGGGCGGGTCGAGGAGACGATCGGCGAGGACCCGTACCTGGTCGGCACCATCGGCACGGCGTACGTACGCGGTCTGGAGTCGGCCGGGGTCGTCGCCACGCTCAAGCACTTCGCCGGGTACGCGTCCTCGGCCGGCGCCCGGAACCTGGCCCCGGTCCGGGCGGGCGTACGGGAGTTCGCGGACATCACCCTTCCCCCCTTCGAGATGGCGGTGCGCGAGGGCGGGGCCCGTTCGGTGATGGCGGCCTACACCGAGACCGACGGCGTACCCGCCGCCGCCGATCCGCTCCTGCTGACCGAACTGCTGCGCGAGGAGTGGGGTTTCACCGGCACGGTGGTCGCGGACTACTTCGGCATCGGCTTCCTGGAGACCCTGCACCGGGTCGCGGCCGACGAGGCGGAGGCGGCACATCTGGCGCTGGCCGCGGGCATCGACGTCGAACTGCCGACCCCGAAGTGCTACGGCACCCCGCTCGTCACGGCCGTACGCCGGGGCCGGATCCCTCAGGCGCTGGTGGACCGGGCGGCCCGGCGCGTCCTGACGCAGAAGTGCGAGCTGGGCCTGCTGGACCCGGGCTGGCGGCCGGAGCCGGCGGGCCCGGCCGACCTGGACTCGCCGGAGAACCGCGCCCTGGCCCGGCGCCTGGCGGAGGAGTCGGTGATTCTGCTGGACAACCCGGACGGCCTTCTCCCCCTCGCCCCGGATGCCCGGATCGCGGTCGTGGGCCCGCGCGCGGCGGACCCGCTCGCCCTGCTCGGCTGCTACTCCTTCCCCGCCCACGTCCTCACCCACCACCCCGAGGTCCCGCTCGGCATCGAGATCCCCACGCTGCTGGACGCACTGCGCGCCGAACTCCCGGACGCCAAGGTCACGTTCACTTCGGGGTGCGGAGTCCGCGACCCGGACACCGCCGGCTTCGCGGAGGCGGTGGCCCGGGCGGCGGAGGCCGACGTGTGCGTGGCGGTGCTCGGCGACCGGGCGGGCCTGTTCGGCCGGGGCACATCGGGCGAGGGCTGCGATGCGGCGGACCTCCAACTGCCCGGTGTACAGGCCGAGTTGCTGGACACGATCGTAGCGGTCGGCGTCCCGGTGATACTCGTGCTGCTGACCGGCCGGCCGTATGCGCTGGGCCGCTGGCACGGCCGGCTCGGCGCGGTCGTCCAGGCCTTCTTCCCCGGCGAGGAGGGCGGCCCGGCGGTGGCCGGGGTGCTGTCCGGACGGGTGAACCCCTCCGGACGCCTCCCGGTGAGCGTGCCGCGCGCGCCCGGCGGCCAGCCCTGGACGTATCTCCAGCCCCTGCTGGGCCTGGCCGGAGAGGTCAGCAGCCTGGACCCGACCCCGCTGTACCCGTTCGGGCACGGCCGCTCGTACACGACGTTCGCCTGGGAGGACGTCCGCGGCCCCGGGCCCGAGATCCCGACGGACGGCTCCTGCGACCTCTCCCTGACCGTGCGCAACACCGGTGAGCGCGCGGGCGCCGAGGTCGTCCAGCTGTATCTGCACGACCCGGTGGCGAGCGTGACCCGGCCCGACGTACGGCTGATCGGGTACCAGCGCATCACGCTCTCCCCCGGCGAGTCCCGCCGGCTGACCTTCCGCTTCCACGCCGACCTGTCCGCCTTCACGGACCGTACGGGGGCCCGGCTGGTGGAGCCGGGCGCGCTGGAGCTGCGGCTGGCCGCGTCGAGCACGGACGTACGGCACACGGTCCGGCTCCGGCTGACCGGGCCGGTACGGGTGGTGGGCGCGGACCGGCGGCTGCGGTGCGCCGTGGAGGTGTCCCGGGGAACCGGTTGA
- a CDS encoding membrane protein, with product MPTTKSVMKKLPEVTLAFWIMKIAATTLGETAGDLFAQTLKLGYFLTTVALFLVFVVTLVVQLRSSRYNPFFYWTVILSTSMAGTTMSDFMNRDASAKFLSNGATRLGWGPQGLGLGYPEGAAILISILLLIFLGWKLSGMTFQITEIVTFRGEALFWAAILVSNTLGTSMGDFLSDSSGLGYLGGASLVTGVLLVLVALMKVPVVPNVLLFWIAFVLTRPLGATAGDFLTKPVAKGGLNLGTLGSSVVLLAVLFGLMAYAQLKERRVATASEFAGPGAEAEAVQPQRAGHR from the coding sequence TTGCCGACGACGAAGTCCGTCATGAAGAAGCTGCCCGAGGTCACCCTCGCGTTCTGGATCATGAAGATCGCGGCGACGACCCTGGGCGAGACCGCCGGCGACCTGTTCGCCCAGACCCTCAAACTCGGCTACTTCCTCACCACCGTCGCCCTGTTCCTGGTCTTCGTGGTGACGCTGGTGGTCCAGCTGCGTTCCTCGCGCTACAACCCGTTCTTCTACTGGACCGTGATCCTGTCGACCTCCATGGCCGGCACCACGATGTCCGACTTCATGAACCGCGACGCCAGCGCGAAGTTCCTCTCGAACGGCGCGACCCGGCTCGGCTGGGGCCCACAGGGCCTCGGCCTCGGCTACCCGGAGGGCGCCGCGATCCTGATCTCGATCCTGCTGCTGATCTTCCTCGGCTGGAAGCTGAGCGGGATGACCTTCCAGATCACCGAGATCGTCACCTTCCGGGGCGAGGCCCTGTTCTGGGCGGCGATCCTCGTCTCCAACACCCTCGGCACCTCGATGGGCGACTTCCTGTCCGACAGCTCGGGCCTCGGCTATCTGGGCGGTGCGTCCCTGGTGACCGGCGTCCTGCTGGTCCTGGTCGCCCTGATGAAGGTCCCGGTGGTGCCGAACGTCCTCCTGTTCTGGATCGCGTTCGTGCTGACCCGTCCGCTGGGCGCCACGGCCGGTGACTTCCTGACCAAGCCGGTCGCCAAGGGCGGTCTGAATCTGGGGACGCTCGGTTCCTCGGTGGTGCTGCTCGCGGTGCTGTTCGGTCTGATGGCGTACGCGCAGCTCAAGGAGCGGCGGGTGGCGACCGCTTCGGAGTTCGCGGGTCCCGGGGCGGAGGCCGAGGCGGTCCAGCCGCAGCGCGCCGGTCACCGGTAA
- the tsaD gene encoding tRNA (adenosine(37)-N6)-threonylcarbamoyltransferase complex transferase subunit TsaD yields the protein MADEPLVLGIETSCDETGVGVVRGTTLLADAVASSVDEHARFGGVVPEVASRAHLEAMVPTIDRALKEAGVSAKDLDGIAVTAGPGLAGALLVGVSAAKAYAYALGKPLYGVNHLASHICVDQLEHGPLPEPTMALLVSGGHSSLLLSEDITSDVRPLGATIDDAAGEAFDKIARVLNLGFPGGPVIDRYAREGDPEAIAFPRGLTGPRDPAYDFSFSGLKTAVARWIEARRAAGEEVPVRDVAASFQEAVVDVLTRKAVRACKDEGVEHLMIGGGVAANSRLRELARHRCEAAGIELRVPRPKLCTDNGAMVAALGAEMVARGRSASSWDLSADSSLPVTDPHVPGNHDHVHEVSKENLYS from the coding sequence ATGGCTGACGAACCTCTCGTCCTCGGCATCGAGACCTCCTGCGACGAGACCGGTGTCGGCGTCGTCCGTGGCACCACCCTGCTGGCGGACGCCGTCGCCTCCAGCGTCGACGAGCACGCCCGCTTCGGCGGCGTCGTCCCGGAGGTGGCCTCCCGCGCCCACCTGGAGGCGATGGTCCCCACCATCGACCGCGCGCTGAAGGAGGCGGGCGTCTCGGCGAAAGACCTCGACGGCATCGCCGTGACCGCGGGTCCCGGCCTCGCGGGCGCCCTCCTCGTCGGTGTCTCGGCGGCCAAAGCGTACGCCTACGCCCTCGGCAAGCCCCTCTACGGCGTCAACCACCTCGCCTCGCACATCTGCGTCGACCAGCTGGAGCACGGCCCGCTGCCCGAGCCGACCATGGCCCTGCTGGTGTCCGGCGGCCACTCCTCCCTGCTGCTGTCGGAGGACATCACCTCCGACGTCCGGCCGTTGGGCGCGACCATCGACGACGCGGCCGGCGAGGCCTTCGACAAGATTGCCCGGGTACTGAACCTGGGCTTCCCCGGCGGCCCGGTCATCGACCGGTACGCGCGTGAGGGCGACCCGGAGGCGATCGCCTTCCCGCGCGGCCTGACCGGCCCCCGCGATCCGGCGTACGACTTCTCCTTCTCCGGTCTGAAGACGGCCGTGGCCCGCTGGATCGAGGCCAGGCGCGCGGCCGGCGAGGAGGTCCCGGTCCGCGATGTGGCCGCGTCCTTCCAGGAGGCCGTCGTCGACGTGCTGACCCGCAAGGCCGTCCGCGCCTGCAAGGACGAGGGCGTCGAGCACCTGATGATCGGCGGCGGTGTGGCCGCGAACTCGCGCCTGCGCGAGCTGGCCCGGCACCGCTGCGAGGCGGCGGGCATCGAACTCCGCGTCCCGCGCCCCAAGCTGTGCACGGACAACGGCGCGATGGTCGCCGCGCTGGGCGCTGAGATGGTCGCCCGGGGCCGCTCCGCCTCCAGCTGGGACCTGTCGGCCGACTCCTCCCTGCCGGTCACCGACCCGCACGTCCCCGGCAACCACGACCATGTGCACGAGGTCAGCAAGGAGAACCTGTACTCGTGA
- the rimI gene encoding ribosomal protein S18-alanine N-acetyltransferase, with the protein MREMRWWDIDPVLELERDLFPEDAWSRGMFWSELAHARGADATRRYLVAHEETGRIVGYAGLASSGEQADVQTIAVARDVQGTGLGGRLLAELLRAATAFECHEVLLECRVDNVRAQKLYERYGFEPIGFRRGYYQPGNVDALVMRLTTGQATEEATAEATAEATEEKNHG; encoded by the coding sequence ATGCGCGAGATGCGCTGGTGGGACATCGACCCGGTCCTGGAGCTGGAGAGGGACCTGTTCCCCGAGGACGCCTGGTCGCGGGGCATGTTCTGGTCCGAGCTGGCCCACGCCCGGGGCGCCGACGCGACCCGCCGCTATCTGGTGGCCCACGAGGAGACCGGCCGGATCGTCGGGTACGCGGGCCTCGCCTCCTCCGGCGAACAGGCCGATGTGCAGACCATCGCCGTCGCCCGCGACGTCCAGGGCACCGGCCTCGGCGGACGGCTGCTGGCCGAGCTGCTGCGCGCGGCGACCGCGTTCGAGTGCCACGAGGTGCTGCTGGAGTGCCGGGTCGACAACGTCCGCGCCCAGAAGCTCTACGAGCGCTACGGCTTCGAGCCCATCGGGTTCCGCCGCGGCTACTACCAGCCGGGCAACGTGGACGCCCTGGTCATGCGTCTGACCACCGGCCAAGCCACCGAAGAAGCAACCGCAGAAGCAACCGCAGAAGCAACCGAAGAGAAGAACCATGGCTGA
- the tsaB gene encoding tRNA (adenosine(37)-N6)-threonylcarbamoyltransferase complex dimerization subunit type 1 TsaB, with product MLLLALDTATPAVTVALHDGTDVVASSSQVDARRHGELLLPAVDRVLAEAGLRLDAVTGIVVGIGPGPYTGLRVGLMTADTFGLALGVPVHGLCTLDGLAYAADIEKGPFVVATDARRKEVYWATYADSRTRLTGPAVDRPADIAERVAGLPAVGAGALLYPDTFPSVHEPEHVSAAALASLAVERLAAGEELPAPRPLYLRRPDAQVPKNYKVVTPK from the coding sequence GTGCTCTTGCTCGCTCTGGATACCGCAACACCCGCCGTCACCGTCGCGCTGCACGACGGTACGGACGTCGTCGCCTCGTCGAGTCAGGTGGACGCGCGCCGGCACGGAGAGCTGCTGCTGCCGGCCGTGGACCGTGTGCTCGCCGAGGCCGGACTCAGACTGGACGCCGTCACCGGCATCGTCGTCGGCATCGGCCCCGGCCCCTACACCGGCCTGCGCGTCGGCCTGATGACGGCCGACACCTTCGGCCTCGCGCTCGGGGTTCCGGTGCACGGTCTGTGCACGCTGGACGGCCTCGCCTATGCCGCCGACATCGAGAAGGGCCCCTTCGTCGTGGCGACCGACGCCCGGCGCAAGGAGGTCTACTGGGCGACGTACGCCGACTCCCGCACCCGGCTGACCGGCCCCGCCGTGGACCGGCCGGCCGACATCGCCGAGCGGGTGGCGGGCCTCCCGGCGGTGGGTGCGGGCGCGCTCCTCTACCCGGACACGTTCCCGAGCGTCCACGAGCCCGAGCACGTCTCCGCCGCCGCCCTCGCCTCGCTGGCCGTCGAGAGGCTGGCCGCCGGCGAGGAGCTGCCGGCCCCCCGGCCGCTGTATCTGCGCCGCCCGGACGCCCAGGTCCCCAAGAACTACAAGGTGGTCACCCCGAAGTGA